A window of Triplophysa dalaica isolate WHDGS20190420 chromosome 7, ASM1584641v1, whole genome shotgun sequence contains these coding sequences:
- the LOC130426581 gene encoding gastrula zinc finger protein XlCGF49.1-like, with protein MKVGDMIEPTPCRMQHEDIDKQIDMLNEESDEMNEEEKQQGQTPQKLIAFTCPQCEKCFKRGNSFKRRSHFDDHMRIHTGERPYTCTQCGKSFKQKTSLEMHMRIHTGERPYTCPQCEKGFKHKNHLEDHIRIHTGERPYTCPQCKKSFTQKNHLKVHVKIHTGEPTHSYQSS; from the exons atgaaaGTTGGAGACATGATTGAGCCAACCCCCTGCAGAATGCAACATGAAGATATTGACAAACAAATAG atatGTTAAATGAAGAAAGTGATGAAATGAATGAAGAGGAGAAACAACAGGGTCAGACACCTCAGAAATTAATAGCTTTCACCTGCCCTCAGTGTGAAAAGTGTTTCAAACGTGGAAATAGTTTTAAACGCAGAAGTCATTTTGACGACCACATGAGAATacacactggagagcgtccatacacatgtactcagtgtggaaagagttttaaacagaaaacaagtcTTGAGatgcacatgagaattcacactggagagcgcccatacacgtgtcctcagtgtgaaaagggtttcaaacacaaaaatcatCTTGAGGACCACAtaagaattcacactggagagcgcccatacacatgtcctcagtgtaaaaagagtttcacacagaaAAATCATCTTAAGGTGCACGtgaaaattcacactggagaaccAACACATTCTTACCAGAGTTCGTGA
- the LOC130426586 gene encoding zinc finger protein 239-like, with the protein MSSSSGDKNKIFSTKRKQRRETGEPFTCPQCGKCFKRKSQLECHIRVHTGERPNVCPQCGKNFTDKSNLVAHMRIHTGERPYICSQCTKSFKQKATLKVHMRIHSEECPYRCHQCGKGFKQKNNLELHMRTHTGERPYTCPQCGKGFKRKSTLDIHVRIHTGECPYVCPQTGKSFKQKSNLEKHRRIYNGERPFVCPQCGKSFIEKSALKVHTRAHIE; encoded by the coding sequence ATGTCTTCAAGTAGTGGGGACAAAAACAAGATATTCTCTAcaaaaagaaagcaaagaaGAGAAACAGGCGAGCCTTTCACCTGCCCTCAATGTGGAAAGTGTTTCAAACGCAAAAGTCAACTTGAGTGCCACAtaagagttcacactggagaacgACCAAACgtatgtcctcagtgtggaaagaatTTCACAGATAAATCAAATCTTGTGGCAcatatgagaattcacactggagaacgGCCATACATATGTTCTCAGTGTAcaaagagttttaaacagaaagCAACGCTTAAggtgcacatgagaattcactcTGAAGAGTGCCCATACAGATGTCATCAGTGTGGAAAgggttttaaacagaaaaataatcttgagcTGCATATGAGgactcacactggagagcgcccatacacgtgtcctcagtgtggaaagggTTTCAAACGCAAATCAACGCTTGATATCCAtgtgagaattcacactggagagtgTCCATACGTATGTCCTCAGACTGGAAaaagttttaaacagaaatcaaatcTTGAGAAACATAGGAGAATTTACAATGGAGAGCGCCCATTTgtatgtcctcagtgtggaaagagtttcatagAGAAATCAGCGCTTAAGGTGCACACGAGAGCTCACATTGAATAG